TATTAACATAACAGGCAGCATCAGCGCCTCTGCCTTTAGAACACTTGTAAATTTCGTTCGCGTGAGTTCGACTTCACGAAATCTTGCCGCAGCCCAGCCCATGTCATAAATGGGAATTGGCGCAAACCAGATGTCTGCATTACGGTAACCACTTTTGATGACCGTTGCTTCTCTTACGTATGGGAAGCCAACGCCATGCCCAGTCAAGCCGAACATTCGAGCGGAAACGTATGACATAATCGGCGAATAGAAGAAACCAAAGCCAATCAGAATCCAAAGTGGGAACAACGGCACCAACCGATGCGCGATGATTATATAACCTAGTGTGGCAAAGAACCATGCTGCAATTGCAACTACGATTGGGAAATCTCCGCGCCCAGCTGGTATTTTGTACGGTGCCAATCTGCTTTCGCGAGCGGTGGCGCGAGCTTTAACCGCCGAGGATATGACTGCATATATGCCAATCACAGCCACGGCAACACTAATTCCCACGCTAATGCTCATCCAGAAGTCAATACTTACCGATAGGTGGGTGTTGATTGAATCCATTCCATATCGCCAAGTTGGAAGTAAACCATGCCTTTGCAATATTGGATTTGTGATTACCTGACATGCAATGGAGCTTATAAACATCCCAACGACTATCTGGAATGGAAGCACGAAGCCCGTCAAAACGCCTCCTAGGTCGCCTGATATCCCGGTCAACGCAGCGGGCAGCACGCGCTCTGTATTACGCGCGAAATCGATAAACGGAATTGGTATCAACATGAGTGGTTTGCTCAACACAACACCTGTAAAAATCGGCACCGCTAGGTAGAAGAAGCCGAATACTAGCCCAACCATCGTTCCAATCGAGAATACCTGCCACCGCCAAGACTCCTCTTTAGTGGATGCTTCCGCTAATGCGGTTGCTCCCGATGCCGCAACAGGAGCCATTGGGAATGGAAGCCTTTCAACATCGGAGGTAATCCTAAAAAGCGCGTAACCTAAGCCTATCCAATTCATCCTTCCGAGGATTTCGCCAACTATTAAAAGAAGAATAGGGGCAAGCCAGTCCGCGTGGAAGAAAGTCCGCTCGATTAATGCCTTAGAACCAGGCTGGGGCACAACCCATCTGGGAATTTCATGGGCTATTGCTGCTGCTTGAGGGCTCTGCACAAAGTATTGGTTCCATATCAGCGTACCAAACGGTCCGCCGGAGATACCGCGGTCGCCCATCGTCATGTGCGCAAGGCCGCCTGCGATGTAGAACAGAATGTAAATTTCCTGGCGCTTCAAAGGCATGAATGACCGGCGGGCTACTTCTGCGAAAAGAACAATAGTTACCCACTGCGCAGCTGGGCCAAGCCCTTGGCCTGCAACCAATCCCAGATACAACGCACCGGGAAGCATTATAAAGGCAATAAATAACGCGCCAACAATCGCCTTCCCAGTAAAACCTTCCTCAAATTTCTCAGTCTGCCCTTCCTCGGATGATGCTTCTTCGGCCCTTTCTCGAGCCGCTTCTATGGAACTTTCTTCGACCGGCAACCTAAACTCTTCCTTTCTATTACGCAGCCCTGGTTAGGCTTGAGGAGCAGATGCCGACTCAGCCTGGGGCTTTGTCGAGAGGTAGCGCTCCCGCTCCTCTGCCCTCAACGTTCGCCAAATCAAGAACTGCTTTCTTAGTGTGTTTAGGAATCTGCGGTTAACGCGTTTCCAGTTTGATATGTCCCCACTTTCGCGGTTGATGGTCAAGCGAACCTCGTATACATCCTCCATCGAGGTTGGAATTGTATCGAGAATTACCTCCTGGCTAACGCCCAGGTCAAACGGTGCAAGCCACGCCCTACATTGCACTCGGTAAGCTTTCCCAAACTCAGAGTCATATGCTGATGTCTCGACGTTTTGTGTAACGAAATCGCCAACTGAGTATTCTTCATAAGCCTCGAACCATTCAGCGATGAATTTGTTGACGCCTGTCGCCTGCGCACCGGTTACTGCAAATGGAAGTGAAATATTCCAAACATCGCCCACTGGGTCTGGGACCTTCCAACTTCGCTCAATAGCAGGCGTTGCCACCTCAGATGCCTTTCTCGCGGGGTAGATTGTTGAGAGCAAGACAACGCCTACTACTATAAGCGTCGAGAGCACCGCCGACAGCGAGCTGAAGTTTAGATAAAGCCCTGGCAAGAGATGGAATGTATAAATCAACTTCGAGGCACCTTGTCCGATTAGATAGCCAGCAACCGCACCAAGTACGGCATAGACCATCGCCTCAGCGATGAAAAGCATAGCAATATGGTTCGGCGCCAGGCCTAGTGAGCTAAATATGCCAATTTCGCGAACGCGCTCGTATACAGAGCCTAACATTGTATTGAGAACAATTAAGGCTGCAATAAGCACGGGAATAAATACTGCGCTGAACCCCTTGCCGGATTTAGTTGCAATGGAGCTGTATCGGAAAGTTCGGTTGCCAAGCCCAGCATAGAGGTTCAATCCAAGCCTTGGCATTAATTTGTCCAAAACTTCTTTGACTTCCTCGGGAGTTACGAAGTTGATGGCTATTGAGCGAATTTCTCCGCCTAAATTAATTAAAGTCTGATAAGGTACAAAGAAGACGGTATCAGGCTCAAGGTGGGTGTATTCTCGGAATCCAGCTTCACCCATTGTCTTGCCCTGTTGGGTAAGTTTCTGCATCATGATAAAGTCAACTGGTGTCAAAGGCTCGCGGTCAAGGTCGGTTATCTTTTTAAATTTATCATTGTCTATTATGCCGATAATCGTGTACTCTACGCCGCTAAATGTGACCTTTGCCTTCCCAACATCCTCCTCGGTAATTTCGAGTGCCTTTGCAATCGCCCCTGGTATAATCATTGCATAACGATCGCTAGGTCTGAACCACCGACCCTTGATCAATGCCTTTTCAGGATGAGTTACTCGCTTCTCTTCAGGAGTGAATCCGACAATCCCCCTGGCGTCGAAGGTCTTATCGTTGCGCTTTAGGGTCATGAACGTCTGCTCCCCAGGAGCGGCGCCGTAGTACCAAGCTCGTGGAGCGACTGCCCTAGTAGCACCGAATTCGTCCTTAAGGAGCCGATAAGCTGGCTCTTGCAACTGCTCCCACATTGCGGTTCTGAGCATCAAGCCGTTGTACCTAGGCTTTCCTGGCGCTGGGACCTTGTTAAATCGCATCGTCTGAACAATGGATGTAAATGAAAGCACTGTGAACGTTAGAAGAATAAGCGTTATACATGTTAAGAATGTTCTAGCCCGCCGCCTTCTCATGTTCGAGATGCCCAACGAGAATGCCGCCGCCGCTATACTCATCCGACCGATGTCAACTTTGTGAACACCGCTCATGCTTCGGTTGAGAGCTTTCAACTGTTCCTCAAACCTGTTGGTTACAAGCACCGTGACAAGGAAGCTTAACGCTAGCATGGTGAACGCTATAAACACGATCACCGGATTCATTGTAATATCGAACGCAGGATGGAAGTATCGGAAAGCCGCGAATATTCCCAAGAAAATGGCAAACGCTGTTGCTAATTGGCGCTTTAGGTCCGAGAACCCAAAGAGTAGCCGCTCTGCAAAGTATGCGAAGGGTAAAAGCAAGGCTAGATAGAAAATGACGCCGTTTACTACATCCTTAGCCGTCTTTTGGACATCGGGGTAGGCCCGCGACTCATAACCCCAAGCTGCACGGGCGTGTGCATCAAAGACGGAGTATTTCTTCTCAGCCAATGCTTTTTCTGCAAGTTTGATTTCGTCTGCCGCTAGCTTATGAAGTTTGTCTATGCCCTCGTTTATGATGCGGTATTTTCTCAAGCGATTGATGCGGAAATCGTCGAGAATCCACATATCTTTTGCAACCCTGAGGGAGGTATTCTTTATCGGCACGCCATTGCCAACCACATATCCTATGCCTTCAGGCTTCTCTTTTGTGGCATTTATTAATACTAGGCGAGTCGCCGCCGGGCCAGCAGACATTGTTATCTTCAAAAGGGTGTTCGGCATTG
This sequence is a window from Armatimonadota bacterium. Protein-coding genes within it:
- a CDS encoding peptide transporter — its product is MPVEESSIEAARERAEEASSEEGQTEKFEEGFTGKAIVGALFIAFIMLPGALYLGLVAGQGLGPAAQWVTIVLFAEVARRSFMPLKRQEIYILFYIAGGLAHMTMGDRGISGGPFGTLIWNQYFVQSPQAAAIAHEIPRWVVPQPGSKALIERTFFHADWLAPILLLIVGEILGRMNWIGLGYALFRITSDVERLPFPMAPVAASGATALAEASTKEESWRWQVFSIGTMVGLVFGFFYLAVPIFTGVVLSKPLMLIPIPFIDFARNTERVLPAALTGISGDLGGVLTGFVLPFQIVVGMFISSIACQVITNPILQRHGLLPTWRYGMDSINTHLSVSIDFWMSISVGISVAVAVIGIYAVISSAVKARATARESRLAPYKIPAGRGDFPIVVAIAAWFFATLGYIIIAHRLVPLFPLWILIGFGFFYSPIMSYVSARMFGLTGHGVGFPYVREATVIKSGYRNADIWFAPIPIYDMGWAAARFREVELTRTKFTSVLKAEALMLPVMLIASFLFWAFFWHTNPIPSPQFPYAQKFWPLSATFQSIWLTANKAGESNFLLQALKPKLMVYGGVGAFMVFTILAMARVPQLYFYGLAGGVGAYPHNTIPLFIGALLGRYYFGRRFGTDKWRMYTPVLLAGYSCGMGLMGMSAIALALISKSVQALPY
- a CDS encoding FtsX-like permease family protein; translation: MSVRRTVSLVFLFCFLILSVSYAAEQTKVDPVLAANYQKLAGEVSAANIARTINTLSAQESRVAGYPGCDAATQYVLNEFKKLGLEDIKVEPFKVAVPVDKGASLEFNGKSYRLYPIWPNLVRTSQLPKEGITGQLIYAGSGKLAEFDGYDVDGSIVMLDFNSGSEWLNAPRLGAKAVIFIEPDSTMRGEAEAKFISIPVSIPRFWISKADAASLQALCAVNRPPVVRVKCRMPWERRTTYNISGVIKGTDPKLKNQIIIIESYYDSTSVVPSLSPGAENACGIASMLELARIFKKHPPGRTVWFIATSAHFQSLQGIREYVDRHLHEFQRPGTREKMAAWFSRIIPGMAHRTVRKPPQIYLFVGLDLSSQTKGVGVFYKGYFYDCREDIQNKFSDIARVCRENTEKIGAVLGFDPAKAFADGVNPIAGKNWRNFIPGKIALDAEAVTLAGARGISFVSTDDGRALVDTPFDVAEKVNVANLVQQTRLLACLFYHILHDTNSPEAVDVPKFPITEPSNFARMTLQGGFARLQGQVLILNLKKSFIPNTPVPNTLVIVRHVHLNKTLMGVRGNMIGTVDKEARFSFPGVAPLTTYPGPPRKMSVAAYRLDPDSGEIIYSPDQGIWGADFYPTEIPINTGIKDIPIVVFKCRSTAIFDLIDPQSLRTLPQIDIFEGESNARPRMYGVSLAVPEWQVSHVEDVAVIFTMPNTLLKITMSAGPAATRLVLINATKEKPEGIGYVVGNGVPIKNTSLRVAKDMWILDDFRINRLRKYRIINEGIDKLHKLAADEIKLAEKALAEKKYSVFDAHARAAWGYESRAYPDVQKTAKDVVNGVIFYLALLLPFAYFAERLLFGFSDLKRQLATAFAIFLGIFAAFRYFHPAFDITMNPVIVFIAFTMLALSFLVTVLVTNRFEEQLKALNRSMSGVHKVDIGRMSIAAAAFSLGISNMRRRRARTFLTCITLILLTFTVLSFTSIVQTMRFNKVPAPGKPRYNGLMLRTAMWEQLQEPAYRLLKDEFGATRAVAPRAWYYGAAPGEQTFMTLKRNDKTFDARGIVGFTPEEKRVTHPEKALIKGRWFRPSDRYAMIIPGAIAKALEITEEDVGKAKVTFSGVEYTIIGIIDNDKFKKITDLDREPLTPVDFIMMQKLTQQGKTMGEAGFREYTHLEPDTVFFVPYQTLINLGGEIRSIAINFVTPEEVKEVLDKLMPRLGLNLYAGLGNRTFRYSSIATKSGKGFSAVFIPVLIAALIVLNTMLGSVYERVREIGIFSSLGLAPNHIAMLFIAEAMVYAVLGAVAGYLIGQGASKLIYTFHLLPGLYLNFSSLSAVLSTLIVVGVVLLSTIYPARKASEVATPAIERSWKVPDPVGDVWNISLPFAVTGAQATGVNKFIAEWFEAYEEYSVGDFVTQNVETSAYDSEFGKAYRVQCRAWLAPFDLGVSQEVILDTIPTSMEDVYEVRLTINRESGDISNWKRVNRRFLNTLRKQFLIWRTLRAEERERYLSTKPQAESASAPQA